Proteins encoded in a region of the Leishmania major strain Friedlin complete genome, chromosome 14 genome:
- a CDS encoding putative kinesin K39 codes for MHPSTVRREAERVKVSVRVRPINERENNAPKGAKVTIAAKQAAAVVTVKALGVSNNSGAADSTGTARRIAQDFQFDHVFWSVETPDACGATPATQADVFRTIGYPLVQHAFDGFNSCLFAYGQTGSGKTYTMMGADVSALGGEGSGVTPRICLEIFARKASVEAQGHSRWIVELGYVEVYNERVSDLLGKRKKGVKGGSEEVHVDVREHPSRGVFLEGQRLVEVGSLDDVVRLIEVGNGVRHTAATKMNDRSSRSHAIIMLLLREERTMTTKSGETIRTAGKSSRMNLVDLAGSERVTQSQVEGQQFKEATHINLSLTTLGRVIDVLADMATKGAKAQYSVAPFRDSKLTFILKDSLGGNSKTFMIATVSPSALNYEETLSTLRYASRARDIVNVAQVNEDPRARRIRELEEQMEDMRQAMAGGDPAYVSELKKKLALLESEAQKRAADLQALEREREHNQVQERLLRATEVEKIELESRAAALQEEMAATRRQADKMQALSLRLKEEQARKERELLKEMAKKDAALSKFRRRKDAEIASEREKLESTVAQLEREQREREVALGALQTHQRKLQEALESSERTAAERDKLLEQLTELQSERTQLSQVVSDRERLTRDLHRIQYEYGETELARDAALCAAQEMEARYHAAVFHLQTLLELATEWEDALRERALAERDEAAAAELDAAAFTSEQARERTSELLTSLEQQLRESEARAAELAAQLEATAAARASVEQDGEKTKGALEQQLRESEARAAELAAQLEATAAARASVEQDGEKTKGALEQQLRESEARAAELAAQLEATAAARASVEQDGEKTKGALEQQLRESEARAAELAAQLEATAAARASVEQDREKTKGALEQQLRESEARAAELAAQLEATAAARASVEQDREKTKGALEQQLRESEARAAELAAQLEATAAARASVEQDREKTKGALEQQLRESEARAAELAAQLEATAAARASVEQDREKTKGALEQQLRESEARAAELAAQLEATAAARASVEQDREKTKGALEQQLRESEARAAELAAQLEATAAARASVEQDREKTKGALEQQLRESEARAAELAAQLEATAAARASVEQDREKTKGALEQQLRESEARAAELAAQLEATAAARASVEQDREKTKGALEQQLRESEARAAELAAQLEATAAARASVEQDREKTKGALEQQLRESEARAAELAAQLEATAAARASVEQDREKTKGALEQQLRESEARAAELARRLEATAAAKGLVEQDRESTKATLEERLRIVEARAAELATELEATAAAKSSIEQDRESKRAALEERLRIAEVRSAELASQLEATAAAKALVEQDRERTRASLEARVAELASKLEATAAAKGLVEEDRESTRATLEERLRVAEVRAAELSSQLQAAAAARASVEQDREQMRRALEARVAEVSTKLEATAAARASVEQDRESTKATLEERLRVAEVRAAELSSQLQAAAAAKTAVEQDRERTRAALEARAAELASKLEATAAAKGLVEQDRESTKATLEERLRIVEARAAELATELEATAAAKSSIEQDRESKRAALEERLRIAEVRSAELASQLEATAAAKALVEQDRERTRASLEARVAELASKLEATAAAKTVVEQDRERTRAAIEEQLRLAEVRAAELASELEATAAAKALVEQDRERTRASLEARVAELASKLEATAAAKTSAEQDRESTKATLEERLRGAEVRAAELASQLEATAAAKTSAEQERATTRAALEARAAELASKLEATAAAKSAVEQDRERTRATLEERLRGAEMRAAELARKLEATAAAKMSVEQNRESTRAALEERLRAAEVRAAELSSKLEATAAAKAAVEQDHERTWTNFEKQLRESEARAAKLTGQLEATAAAKAFMQQDRDRIKTAFEEQLRCSEARAKELAAQLEATAAAKTSVEEDRERMRAALEQQLRESEARAAELAVQLEAIAAAKTSVEEDRERMRAALEERLRGAELRAAELAGVLEATAAAKTAVEEDLEKIKGALEQQLRESEARAADLKTRLKATAAAKTAVEQDGEKIKGALEQQLRESETRAAELAAQLEATAAAKTSVEEDRERMRAALEQQLRESEARAAELAVQLEATAAAKTSVEEDRERMRAALEERLRGAELRAAELAGVLEATAAAKTAVEEDLEKIKGALEQQLRESEARAADLKTRLKATAAAKTAVEQDREKTKGALEQQLRESEASAAELTARLKATAAAKTAVEQDRDKIKGTLKQQLRESEARAADLKTRLKATAAAKTAVEQDREKIKDALEQQLRESETRAAELKTRLKATAAAKTVVEQDREKIKGALEQQLRESETRAAELKTRLKATAAAKTVVEQDREKTKGALEQQLRESEARAAELAAQLEATAAAKTAVEEDREKTKGALEQQLRESEARAAELAAQLEATAAAKTSVEEDRERMRAALEERLRGAELRAAELAGVLEATAAAKTAVEEDLEKIKGALEQQLRESEASAAELAGVLEATSAAKTAVEEDLEKIKGALEQQLRESEARAAELAAQLEATAAAKTSIELDREKIKGALKQQLRESEARAAELKTRLKATAAAKTAVEQDREKIKGALEQQLRESETRAAELKTRLKATAAAKTVVEQDREKIKGALEQQLRESETRAAELAAQLEATAAAKTAVEEDLEKTKGALEQQLRESEARAAELAAQLEATAAAKTSVEEDRENVKVAFEEELCDAKAKLAGMEVALKEAKLEFEGRVGELEGECEKLRNDKLRYAKKVQSLEYQTRIDEARLKARRDAVHRKE; via the coding sequence ATGCACCCTTCCACTGTGCGGcgtgaggcggagcgggtgaaggtgtcggtgcgcgtgcgccccATAAACGAACGTGAAAACAATGCCCCTAAAGGGGCGAAAGTGACTATTGCAGCGAAACAGGCGGCCGCTGTGGTGACAGTCAAGGCCCTGGGAGtcagcaacaacagcggcgccgccgattCGACGGGGACAGCAAGGCGGATAGCGCAGGACTTCCAGTTCGACCACGTGTTCTGGTCTGTGGAGACGCCGGacgcgtgcggcgcgacCCCTGCGACGCAGGCAGACGTATTCCGAACGATCGGGTAcccgctggtgcagcacgcgtTCGATGGGTTCAACTCGTGCTTGTTTGCGTACGGGCAGACAGGGAGCGGGAAGACGTACACGATGATGGGTGCGGACGTGAGCGCGCTTGGCGGtgagggcagcggcgtgacGCCGCGGATCTGCCTGGAGATCTTTGCGCGGAAGGCGAgcgtggaggcgcaggggCACTCGCGGTGGATCGTGGAGCTCGGGTACGTGGAAGTGTACAACGAGCGCGTGTCGGACCTGCTTGGGAAGCGGAAGAAGGGCGTgaagggcggcagcgaggaggtgcacgtggACGTGCGCGAGCACCCGAGCCGCGGCGTGTTCCTGGAGGGTCAGCGGCTGGTGGAGGTTGGGAGCTTGGACGATGTTGTGCGGCTGATCGAGGTCGGCAACGGCGTGCGGCACACCGCTGCGACGAAGATGAACGACCGGAGCAGCCGGAGCCACGCGATCatcatgctgctgctgcgcgaggagcggacgatgacgacgaagAGCGGGGAGACGATCCGTACTGCCGGCAAGAGCAGCCGCATGAATCTTGTGGACCTTGCGGGGTCTGAGCGCGTGACGCAGTCGCAGGTGGAGGGGCAGCAGTTCAAGGAGGCAACGCACATCAACCTGTCGCTGACGACGCTCGGGCGCGTGATCGACGTGCTCGCGGACATGGCGACGAAGGGTGCGAAGGCGCAGTACAGCGTTGCGCCGTTCCGCGACTCGAAGCTGACGTTCATCCTGAAGGACTCGCTTGGCGGGAACTCGAAGACGTTCATGATTGCGACTGTGAGCCCGAGCGCGCTGAACTACGAGGAGACGCTGAGCACGCTGCGGTacgcgtcgcgcgcgcgcgacatTGTGAATGTTGCGCAGGTGAACGAGGAcccgcgcgcacggcggatccgcgagctggaggagcagatggAGGACATGCGGCAGGCGATGGCTGGCGGCGATCCCGCGTACGTCTCTGAGCTGAAGAAGAAGCTTGCGCTGCTGGAGTCGGAGGCGCAGAAGCGTGCGGCGGACCTGCAGGCGCTAGAGCGGGAGCGGGAGCACAACCAGgtgcaggagcggctgctgcgcgccacgGAGGTGGAGAAGATCGAGCTGGAGTcgcgtgcggctgcgctgcaggaggagatggcCGCGACGCGACGGCAGGCGGATAAGATGCAGGCGCTGAGCCTTCGGCTGAAGGAAGAGCAGGCGCGCAAGGAGCGAGAGCTACTTAAAGAGATGGCGAAGAaggacgccgcgctctcgAAGTTTCGGCGGCGCAAGGACGCCGAGATCGCAAGCGAGCGCGAGAAGCTGGAGTCGaccgtggcgcagctggagcgtgagcagcgcgagcgcgaggTGGCTCTGGGCGCATTGCAGACGCACCAGAGGAAGCTTCAGGAAGCGCTCGAGAGCTCTGAGCGGACAGCCGCGGAAAGGGAcaagctgctggagcagctgacAGAGCTTCAGTCTGAGCGCACGCAGTTATCGCAGGTTGTGAGCGACCGCGAGCGGCTGACCCGCGACTTACACCGTATTCAGTACGAGTACGGGGAAACCGAGCTCGCGCGAGACGCCGCACTGTGCGCCGCACAGGAGATGGAGGCCCGCTATCACGCAGCTGTGTTTCACCTGCAGACACTCCTGGAGCTCGCAACCGAGTGGGAGGACGCCCTCCGCGAGCGCGCCCTTGCAGAGCGTGAtgaagccgctgctgctgaactTGATGCCGCAGCTTTTACTTCTGAACAGGCACGGGAACGCACTTCCGAGCTCCTAACCAGCCttgagcagcagcttcgcgaATCCgaggcgcgtgctgcggagctggcggcgcagctggaggccactgctgctgcgagggcgtcggtggagcaggacGGCGAGAAGACCAAGGGCGccttggagcagcagctccgcgaatccgaggcacgcgctgcggagctggcggcgcagctggaggccactgctgctgcgagggcgtcggtggagcaggacGGCGAGAAGACCAAGGGCGccttggagcagcagctccgcgaatccgaggcacgcgctgcggagctggcggcgcagctggaggccactgctgctgcgagggcgtcggtggagcaggacGGCGAGAAGACCAAGGGCGccttggagcagcagctccgcgaatccgaggcacgcgctgcggagctggcggcgcagctggaggccactgctgctgcgagggcgtcggtggagcaggaccgcGAGAAGACCAAGGGCGccttggagcagcagctccgcgaatccgaggcacgcgctgcggagctggcggcgcagctggaggccactgctgctgcgagggcgtcggtggagcaggaccgcGAGAAGACCAAGGGCGccttggagcagcagctccgcgaatccgaggcacgcgctgcggagctggcggcgcagctggaggccactgctgctgcgagggcgtcggtggagcaggaccgcGAGAAGACCAAGGGCGccttggagcagcagctccgcgaatccgaggcacgcgctgcggagctggcggcgcagctggaggccactgctgctgcgagggcgtcggtggagcaggaccgcGAGAAGACCAAGGGCGccttggagcagcagctccgcgaatcCGAGGCAcgtgctgcggagctggcggcgcagctggaggccactgctgctgcgagggcgtcggtggagcaggaccgcGAGAAGACCAAGGGCGccttggagcagcagctccgcgaatccgaggcacgcgctgcggagctggcggcgcagctggaggccactgctgctgcgagggcgtcggtggagcaggaccgcGAGAAGACCAAGGGCGccttggagcagcagctccgcgaatccgaggcacgcgctgcggagctggcggcgcagctggaggccactgctgctgcgagggcgtcggtggagcaggaccgcGAGAAGACCAAGGGCGccttggagcagcagctccgcgaatcCGAGGCAcgtgctgcggagctggcggcgcagctggaggccactgctgctgcgagggcgtcggtggagcaggaccgcGAGAAGACCAAGGGCGccttggagcagcagctccgcgaatccgaggcacgcgctgcggagctggcggcgcagctggaggccactgctgctgcgagggcgtcggtggagcaggaccgcGAGAAGACCAAGGGCGccttggagcagcagctccgcgaatccgaggcacgcgctgcggagctggcggcgcagctggaggccactgctgctgcgagggcgtcggtggagcaggaccgcGAGAAGACCAAGGGCGccttggagcagcagctccgcgaatccgaggcgcgtgctgcggagctggcgaggaggctggaggccactgctgctgcgaagggcttggtggagcaggaccgcGAGAGCACGAAGGCCACTTTGGAGGAACGGCTGCGTATTGTGGAGGCGCGAGCTGCAGAACTTGCTACTGAGTtggaggccactgctgctgcgaagtcTTCGATCGAGCAGGATCGTGAGAGCAAGAGGGCGGCTCTGGAGGAGCGACTTCGGATTGCGGAGGTGCGCTCTGCGGAACTGGCGAGTCAGctggaggccactgctgctgcgaaagCGTTGGTAGAGCAGGACCGCGAGAGAACGAGGGCTTCTCTGGAGGCGCGCGTTGCGGAACTGGCGAGCAAGCTGGaggcgactgctgctgcgaagggcttggtggaggaggaccgCGAGTCCACGAGGGCAACCTTGGAGGAGCGACTCCGGGTTGCTgaggtgcgcgctgcggagctaTCGAGTCAGCTgcaggctgctgctgctgcgagggcgtcggtggagcaggaccgGGAGCAGATGAGGAGGGCTCTGGAGGCGCGCGTTGCGGAGGTGTCAACGAAGctggaggccactgctgctgcgagggcgtcggtggagcaggaccgcGAGAGCACGAAGGCCACCTTGGAGGAGCGACTCCGGGTTGCTgaggtgcgcgctgcggagctaTCGAGTCAGCTgcaggctgctgctgctgcgaagacggcggtggagcaggaccgcGAGAGAACGAGGGCGGCTCTGGaagcgcgcgctgcggagcttGCAAGCAAGctggaggccactgctgctgcgaagggcttggtggagcaggaccgcGAGAGCACGAAGGCCACCTTGGAGGAACGGCTGCGTATTGTGGAGGCGCGAGCTGCAGAACTTGCTACTGAGTtggaggccactgctgctgcgaagtcTTCGATCGAGCAGGATCGTGAGAGCAAGAGGGCGGCTCTGGAGGAGCGACTTCGGATTGCGGAGGTGCGCTCTGCGGAACTGGCGAGTCAGctggaggccactgctgctgcgaaagCGTTGGTAGAGCAGGACCGCGAGAGAACGAGGGCTTCTCTGGAGGCGCGCGTTGCGGAACTGGCGAGCAAGCTGGaggcgactgctgctgcgaagacggtggtggagcaggaccgcGAGAGAACGAGGGCGGCCATAGAGGAACAGCTTCGGCTCGCTgaggtgcgcgctgcggagctggccagtgagctggaggccactgctgctgcgaaagCGTTGGTAGAGCAGGACCGCGAGAGAACGAGGGCTTCTCTGGAGGCGCGCGTTGCGGAACTGGCGAGCAAGCTGGaggcgactgctgctgcgaagacgTCGGCGGAGCAGGACCGGGAAAGCACGAAGGCTACCTTGGAGGAGCGGTTGCGCGGTGCTGAGGTGCGAGCTGCCGAGCTGGCAAGCCAGctggaggccactgctgctgcgaagacgTCAGCGGAGCAGGAGCGTGCGACCACAAGGGCGGCTCtggaggcgcgcgctgcggagcttGCAAGCAAGctggaggccactgctgctgcgaagtccgcggtggagcaggaccgTGAGAGGACCAGAGCGACCTTGGAGGAGCGGTTGCGCGGTGCTGAgatgcgcgctgcggagctggcgcgcaagctggaggccactgctgctgcgaagatGTCAGTGGAGCAGAACCGCGAGAGCACGAGGGCGGCGTtagaggagcggctgcgcgcggctgaggtgcgcgctgcagagcTGTCGAGCAAGctggaggccactgctgcggcgaaggccgcggtggagcaggaccATGAGAGGACGTGGACAAACTTTGAAaagcagctccgcgaatccgaggcgcgcgctgcgaaGCTGACAGGGCAGCTGGAGGCAACCGCTGCTGCAAAAGCCTTTATGCAGCAGGATCGTGACAGGATAAAGACTGCTTTCGAAGAGCAGTTGCGCTGCTCTGAGGCGCGGGCCAAGGAGCTggctgcgcagctggaggccactgctgctgcgaagacgTCAGTGGAGGAAGACCGCGAGAGGATGAGGGCCGccttggagcagcagctccgcgaatcCGAGGCAcgtgctgcggagctggcggtgcagctggaggccattgctgctgcgaagacgTCAGTGGAGGAAGACCGCGAGAGGATGAGGGCCGCCttggaggagcggctgcgcggcgctgagttgcgcgctgcggagctggcgggAGTCctggaggccactgctgctgcgaagacggcggtggaggaggacctCGAGAAGATCAAGGGCGccttggagcagcagctccgcgaatccgaggcgcgtgctgcggaTCTGAAGACCCGACTGaaggccactgctgctgcgaagacggcggtggagcaggacgGCGAGAAGATCAAGGGCGccttggagcagcagctccgcgaatcCGAGACGcgtgctgcggagctggcggcgcagctggaggccactgctgctgcgaagacgTCAGTGGAGGAAGACCGCGAGAGGATGAGGGCCGccttggagcagcagctccgcgaatcCGAGGCAcgtgctgcggagctggcggtgcagctggaggccactgctgctgcgaagacgTCAGTGGAGGAAGACCGCGAGAGGATGAGGGCCGCCttggaggagcggctgcgcggcgctgagttgcgcgctgcggagctggcgggAGTCctggaggccactgctgctgcgaagacggcggtggaggaggacctCGAGAAGATCAAGGGCGccttggagcagcagctccgcgaatccgaggcgcgtgctgcggaTCTGAAGACCCGACTGaaggccactgctgctgcgaagacggcggtggagcaggaccgcGAGAAGACCAAGGGCGccttggagcagcagctccgcgaatcGGAGGCGAGTGCTGCGGAGCTGACGGCTCGGCTGaaggccactgctgctgcgaagacggcggtggagcaggaccgcGATAAGATCAAGGGCACCttgaagcagcagctccgcgaatccgaggcgcgtgctgcggaTCTGAAGACCCGACTGaaggccactgctgctgcgaagacggcggtggagcaggaccgcGAGAAGATCAAGGACGCCTTGGaacagcagctccgcgaatccgagacgcgcgctgcggagctgaAGACCCGACTGaaggccactgctgctgcgaagacggtggtggagcaggaccgcGAGAAGATCAAGGGCGccttggagcagcagctccgcgaatccgagacgcgcgctgcggagctgaAGACCCGACTGaaggccactgctgctgcgaagacggtggtggagcaggaccgcGAGAAGACCAAGGGCGccttggagcagcagctccgcgaatcCGAGGCAcgtgctgcggagctggcggcgcagctggaggccactgctgctgcgaagacggcggtggaggaggaccgCGAGAAGACCAAGGGCGccttggagcagcagctccgcgaatcCGAGGCAcgtgctgcggagctggcggcgcagctggaggccactgctgctgcgaagacgTCAGTGGAGGAAGACCGCGAGAGGATGAGGGCCGCCttggaggagcggctgcgcggcgctgagttgcgcgctgcggagctggcgggAGTCctggaggccactgctgctgcgaagacggcggtggaggaggacctCGAGAAGATCAAGGGCGccttggagcagcagctccgcgaatcCGAGGCgagcgctgcggagctggcgggTGTCCTGGAGGCCACTTCTGCtgcgaagacggcggtggaggaggacctCGAGAAGATCAAGGGCGccttggagcagcagctccgcgaatccgaggcgcgcgctgcggagctggcggcgcagctggaggccactgctgctgcgaagacgTCAATTGAACTAGACCGCGAGAAGATCAAGGGCGCCttgaagcagcagctccgcgaatccgaggcgcgtgctgcggagCTGAAGACTCGACTGaaggccactgctgctgcgaagacggcggtggagcaggaccgcGAGAAGATCAAGGGCGccttggagcagcagctccgcgaatccgagacgcgcgctgcggagctgaAGACCCGACTGaaggccactgctgctgcgaagacggtggtggagcaggaccgcGAGAAGATCAAGGGCGccttggagcagcagctccgcgaatccgagacgcgcgctgcggagctggcggcgcagctggaggccactgctgctgcgaagacggcggtggaggaggacctCGAGAAGACCAAGGGCGccttggagcagcagctccgcgaatcCGAGGCAcgtgctgcggagctggcggcgcagctggaggccactgctgctgcgaagacgTCAGTGGAGGAAGACCGCGAGAATGTCAAGGTGGCGTTCGAAGAAGAATTGTGTGATGCGAAGGCGAAATTGGCTGGAATGGAGGTGGCGTTGAAGGAAGCGAAGTTGGAGTTTGAAGGTCGTGTCGGGGAGCTTGAAGGAGAGTGCGAGAAGCTGAGGAATGACAAGCTCAGGTATGCGAAAAAGGTTCAGTCACTTGAGTATCAGACGCGCATCGATGAGGCACGACTAAAGGCGCGTCGTGATGCGGTGCATCGAAAGGAGTGA
- a CDS encoding putative protein kinase, which produces MLEATNAARRRTSSIEQRNSYEALMHAIENRVNGDTVNTTSIESKDATASTCGYAAAPTTATTAPKHVDPMATNGVSQSEMLSAHLTEQLTNIPAALSPGSCVRQQSQQLPPAQRQKYGKEEVATAAAAETDADVRNTQEPAVLSQQQQQQQQCQRADVKHHADVAEVGSEDDDDDGGAAHGDDERALPLAALHSQPPITRRHAPTAVLEADGDEDDDDGTAYDGVKTQVLFKPVNRAAYREVVASTWKPEGLTRRINTAGSGLQQNRSSNSSSSASEYKDSPHHPNSADDDDEAIATMATRNKTVRAAARTAPSMKVFRVPSFPYGGGVTEQQARILQRQFDECIHNGEHLSSNAAGPALITKRGFDSGNYAEVSAATAQMDTTSFQPTSPYEFVVEVERDVRFDAVKAREERRHRFRQLVREKRAPATMGTFNLRVIMDPFKTGFEEEKNFPIVPGTVIAGRYEIIQMLGKATFSRAVRCYDLQDPIYNEDEESDDGEYEDDDVDDDDANSAAASPADGAEDVACVGKGGVTTASCRVSDTATTASAIKQQVKPVNTATKSRLKPKRKILGYGQVCLKIINNTKDFFDQSLDEIRLLTLLNRQRDPDDAHIVRLIDAFYYKEHVMLVTELLRDTLYDYGKYNREEEKEFYFTLPRLRRLTRQIVEALTYVHSLNLIHTDLKPENIMFVSYSRCIVKVIDFGSSCFLSDHLSSYIQSRSYRAPEVVLGCDYDGRIDVWSLGAILVEMVTGDVLFTSDTVPEMLARIVYVCGTPFPRRMLWEGRHTSDYINKFGCIYEYGGGADGQHGLHEKGDTDDGEEPYCLYTPVPTMAPHTCASSRKSRAAAAAPPPPRTTTAPYSVLREKLAAAKMVDEEFIAFVEACLMLDHKKRPTSAELLEHPFIRDVVL; this is translated from the coding sequence ATGCTGGAGGCGACGAacgcggcgcggcgtcgcacGAGCTCGATCGAGCAGCGAAACTCGTACGAGGCTCTCATGCACGCCATTGAAAACCGTGTGAACGGCGATACAGTCAACACCACTAGTATTGAGAGTAAAGACGCGACCGCTTCCACGTGCGGCTacgcagcggcacccacgACGGCGACCACCGCCCCCAAGCACGTCGATCCCATGGCGACGAACGGCGTTTCCCAGTCGGAGATGCTCTCGGCACATCTCACGGAGCAGCTGACCAACATTCCAGCCGCGCTGTCGCCCGGAAGCTGCGTGaggcagcagtcgcagcaaCTTCCCCCGGCTCAGCGACAAAAATATGGAAAGGAGGAAGttgcgacggctgcagcagcggagacgGACGCCGATGTGCGCAACACGCAGGAGCCTGCGGTGCtttcacagcagcagcagcagcagcagcaatgtCAGCGTGCGGATGTGAAGCACCACGCGGATGTGGCAGAAGTGGGCTcagaggacgacgacgatgacgggGGTGCGGCCCATGGTGACGATGAGCGAGCGCTGCCTTTGGCAGCGTTGCACTCGCAGCCGCCGATCACGCGCCGCCATGCCCCCACTGCGGTACTTGAGGCAGATGGGGACGAAGATGATGATGACGGTACTGCCTATGACGGGGTCAAGACCCAGGTGCTCTTCAAGCCAGTCAACCGCGCCGCTTACCGCGAGGTGGTGGCGTCGACGTGGAAGCCGGAGGGCCTGACGCGCCGCATCAACACCGCCGGCAGTGGCCTCCAGCAGAACCGGAgtagcaacagcagcagcagtgcgagTGAGTACAAGGACAGCCCCCATCATCCAAACTCGGCCGACGACGATGATGAGGCGATCGCGACGATGGCGACTCGCAACAAGACAGTCAGGGCGGCTGCTCGGACAGCGCCGTCTATGAAAGTGTTTCGCGTTCCCTCGTTCCCGTATGGCGGTGGTGtgacggagcagcaggcgcggatcctgcagcggcagttTGACGAGTGCATTCACAACGGCGAGCACCTCAGCTCTAACGCCGCCGGACCTGCCCTCATCACGAAGCGCGGCTTTGACTCGGGCAACTACGCCGAGGTCTCTGCAGCCACTGCGCAGATGGATACGACCTCCTTCCAGCCAACGTCGCCGTACGAGTTTGTCGTCGAGGTGGAGCGCGACGTCCGCTTCGACGCTGTCAAGGCCCGTGAAGAACGTCGCCATCGCTTCCGGCAGCTCGTGCGCGAGAAGCGCGCGCCGGCAACGATGGGGACTTTCAACCTGCGCGTCATCATGGACCCGTTCAAGACAGGCtttgaggaggagaagaacTTCCCGATCGTGCCTGGAACCGTTATTGCCGGTCGCTACGAGATCATTCAAATGCTGGGCAAGGCCACCTTCagccgcgcggtgcgctgctACGACCTACAGGACCCAATATAcaacgaggacgaggagagcgacgatggcgagtacgaggacgacgacgtcgacgacgacgatgcgaacagtgccgctgcctcgccggCAGATGGGGCCGAGGACGTGGCTTGCGTCGGCAAGGGAGGTGTAACTACCGCCTCTTGCAGGGTGTCAGACACCGCTACCACCGCTAGCGCTATCAAGCAGCAAGTCAAGCCTGTCAATACAGCGACGAAGTCACGGCTCAAGCCCAAGCGCAAGATTCTGGGGTACGGCCAAGTTTGCCTGAAAATCATCAACAACACCAAGGACTTTTTTGACCAATCGCTTGATGAAATACGactgctgacgctgctgaacCGCCAGAGAGACCCTGATGATGCACATATTGTGCGGCTCATCGACGCCTTCTACTACAAGGAGCATGTCATGCTCgtgacggagctgctgcgcgacaccTTGTACGACTACGGCAAGTACAAccgggaggaggagaaagagtTCTACTTTACCCTTCCTCGCCTGCGCCGACTGACGCGGCAAATTGTCGAGGCGCTGACGTACGTGCACTCCCTCAACCTCATACATACCGATCTCAAGCCGGAGAACATCATGTTTGTTTCCtacagccgctgcatcgtcAAGGTGATCGACTttggcagcagctgcttccTCAGCGACCACCTCAGCTCCTACATCCAGAGCCGCAGCTACCGGGCTCCAGAGGTGGTACTGGGCTGCGACTACGACGGCCGCATTGACGTATGGTCACTTGGTGCGATTTTGGTAGAGATGGTCACAGGTGACGTGCTTTTCACCTCGGACACCGTGCCAGAGATGTTGGCGCGCATCGTGTACGTTTGCGGCACGCCGTTCCCGCGGCGCATGCTGTGGGAGGGCCGTCACACAAGCGACTACATCAACAAGTTCGGGTGTATCTACGagtacggcggcggcgcagatggGCAGCATGGCCTCCACGAGAAGGGCGACACCGACGACGGGGAGGAGCCGTACTGCCTTTACACCCCGGTCCCGACCATGGCGCCGCACACTTGCGCATCTTCGAGAAAGtcgcgggcggcagcggcggcgccaccaccaccacggaCGACGACGGCCCCATACAGCGTCTTGCGCGAGAAACTGGCCGCTGCGAAAATGGTGGATGAGGAGTTCATTGCGTTTGTGGAGGCGTGCTTGATGCTCGACCACAAGAAGCGGCCGACaagcgcggagctgctggagcaccCCTTCATCAGGGATGTGGTGCTAtga